A single Nitrosospira multiformis ATCC 25196 DNA region contains:
- a CDS encoding rhodanese-like domain-containing protein, producing the protein METETITAILERAHKRAEEMDLPYQGALLPAEALTLLQEAPAAKLVDVRSRAEWDWVGRIPGAVEIEWQSYPGMRSNPDFINYLSSQVDQESLVMFICRTGGRSHQAAATASELGYTNCYNVLEGFEGEKDATGHRGTKGGWKAAGLPWVQS; encoded by the coding sequence ATGGAAACCGAAACAATTACTGCAATACTCGAAAGGGCGCATAAGCGCGCCGAGGAAATGGACCTGCCCTACCAAGGGGCACTGTTACCAGCCGAGGCGCTTACCCTGCTCCAGGAAGCGCCGGCTGCGAAACTGGTGGATGTGCGTTCACGCGCGGAATGGGATTGGGTAGGAAGAATTCCCGGTGCAGTGGAAATCGAATGGCAGTCTTATCCGGGAATGCGTTCCAACCCTGATTTCATCAACTATCTTTCCAGCCAGGTAGATCAGGAATCGCTGGTCATGTTCATCTGCCGTACGGGAGGGCGCTCGCATCAGGCCGCAGCTACTGCTTCCGAACTGGGGTATACGAATTGCTACAACGTTCTCGAAGGATTCGAAGGTGAGAAAGATGCAACCGGCCATCGCGGTACCAAGGGCGGTTGGAAGGCGGCGGGACTACCTTGGGTGCAGAGTTGA
- a CDS encoding undecaprenyl-diphosphate phosphatase — MDWFLLLKGLILGIVEGLTEFLPISSTGHLILVSDLLNFNDEKGKVFTIVIQLGAILAVCWEYRVKLRHVVTDIGSRQDANRFVLNLLIAFLPAAILGLLFIKTIKQYLFHPVPVALAFIVGGLLILWAERRPHVVDVERVEDMDWKHALKVGLAQCLALIPGTSRSGATIIGGLFFGLSRKAATEFSFFLAIPVMFAATFYDLYKNRDILHLDDASVFAIGFVASFISALLAVRGLLRFVSQHDFSVFAWYRIGFGIIVLITAYSGMVQWSG, encoded by the coding sequence ATGGACTGGTTTCTTCTCCTCAAGGGGCTCATCCTTGGCATAGTCGAAGGTCTGACGGAATTTCTCCCGATTTCGTCCACGGGCCACCTGATTCTGGTCAGCGACCTGCTCAACTTCAATGACGAAAAGGGCAAGGTATTTACCATCGTCATTCAGCTTGGCGCGATTCTGGCGGTATGCTGGGAATATCGCGTCAAGCTGCGCCATGTAGTGACGGACATCGGATCCCGCCAGGACGCAAACCGCTTTGTGTTGAATCTCTTGATCGCGTTTCTGCCCGCCGCAATTCTGGGTTTGCTGTTCATCAAAACCATCAAGCAATACCTGTTTCATCCGGTACCGGTCGCGCTGGCATTCATAGTCGGCGGCCTTCTAATTCTTTGGGCCGAGCGCCGGCCACATGTGGTGGACGTGGAACGGGTCGAAGACATGGACTGGAAGCATGCCTTGAAGGTGGGATTGGCTCAGTGCCTGGCGCTCATACCCGGCACTTCGCGCTCGGGCGCCACCATCATTGGCGGCCTCTTCTTCGGCCTGTCGCGCAAAGCCGCTACTGAATTTTCATTTTTCCTCGCGATTCCGGTTATGTTCGCGGCGACTTTTTATGATCTTTACAAGAATCGCGATATCCTTCATCTGGATGATGCGAGCGTGTTCGCGATCGGGTTCGTGGCATCCTTTATCAGCGCTCTCCTGGCGGTACGAGGTTTACTCCGCTTTGTCAGCCAGCATGATTTCTCCGTTTTTGCCTGGTATCGCATCGGGTTCGGGATTATCGTCCTGATTACGGCCTACTCCGGGATGGTTCAGTGGTCGGGGTAA
- the glnA gene encoding type I glutamate--ammonia ligase: MAVADVLKMIQDNEVRFVDLRFTDTRGKEQHVTLPAHAVDADKLEDGHTFDGSSIAGWKGVQASDMLLIPDTGTARMDPFMDEATLFITCDVVEPADGKGYDRDPRSLAKRGEAYLKSTGIGDTAFFGPEPEFFIFDSVTWHADMSGCSVKIESEEAAWSSGVKYEGGNIGHRPGIKGGYSPVPPIDSLHDIRSAMCLALEEMGIEVEVHHHETATAGQCEIGTKYSSLVKRADWTQVFKYVVHNIARSYGKTATFMPKPIVGDNGSGMHVHQSIWKGGRNLFSGNGYAGLSEMAMYYIGGIINHAKALNAITNPGTNSYKRLVPGFEAPINLAYSVSNRSAAIRIPYANNPKGRRIEVRFPDPTANPYLAFTAMLMAGLDGIQNKSHPGDPMDKNLYDLPPEEAARIPNPCASLDEALDSLDKDRNFLTRGGVFSNDMIDAYIELKMEEVTRFRMTTHPVEFDMYYSL, translated from the coding sequence ATGGCGGTAGCCGATGTTCTGAAAATGATTCAGGACAACGAAGTCAGATTCGTTGATCTACGATTTACCGATACCCGCGGTAAAGAACAGCATGTAACCCTGCCCGCTCACGCCGTCGATGCGGACAAACTGGAGGACGGTCATACATTCGATGGCTCTTCCATCGCCGGCTGGAAGGGCGTGCAGGCGTCGGATATGCTCCTGATACCGGATACCGGTACTGCCCGGATGGATCCGTTCATGGACGAGGCCACCTTGTTCATCACCTGCGATGTGGTGGAGCCTGCGGATGGGAAGGGTTACGACCGGGATCCCCGTTCCCTGGCAAAACGCGGCGAAGCCTACCTCAAGTCGACCGGGATCGGCGATACCGCGTTTTTTGGTCCGGAGCCTGAATTCTTCATTTTTGATTCCGTAACCTGGCACGCCGACATGTCCGGCTGTTCCGTAAAAATCGAGTCGGAAGAAGCAGCCTGGAGTTCGGGAGTAAAATATGAGGGTGGCAATATCGGGCATCGTCCTGGTATCAAAGGGGGCTATTCCCCGGTTCCCCCGATCGATTCCTTGCACGACATCCGGTCGGCGATGTGTCTTGCACTTGAGGAAATGGGTATCGAAGTTGAAGTGCACCACCACGAAACGGCGACTGCCGGCCAGTGTGAAATAGGCACCAAGTACAGCAGCCTGGTGAAGCGTGCCGACTGGACGCAGGTATTCAAATACGTGGTGCACAACATTGCCCGCTCGTATGGAAAAACCGCCACCTTCATGCCAAAACCCATTGTAGGTGACAATGGCTCCGGGATGCATGTGCACCAGTCGATCTGGAAAGGCGGACGAAACCTGTTTTCCGGAAACGGGTATGCCGGGCTTTCGGAAATGGCAATGTATTATATTGGCGGAATCATCAACCATGCCAAGGCATTGAATGCCATTACCAACCCGGGGACCAACTCGTACAAGCGCCTCGTTCCAGGCTTTGAAGCACCCATCAATCTTGCATATTCCGTAAGTAACCGTTCGGCCGCTATCCGCATTCCTTATGCCAACAACCCCAAAGGCCGCCGGATCGAGGTGCGCTTCCCCGACCCTACCGCGAACCCTTACCTTGCATTTACTGCCATGCTGATGGCGGGGCTGGATGGAATCCAGAACAAGAGTCACCCGGGCGATCCGATGGACAAGAATCTCTACGACCTTCCACCCGAGGAGGCTGCCAGAATTCCCAATCCTTGCGCTTCCCTGGATGAAGCACTGGACAGCCTGGATAAGGATCGTAATTTCCTCACTCGCGGCGGGGTGTTTTCGAATGATATGATAGATGCCTACATCGAACTCAAGATGGAAGAAGTTACGCGCTTCCGGATGACGACGCACCCGGTCGAATTCGATATGTACTACAGCTTGTGA
- a CDS encoding tetratricopeptide repeat protein, with protein sequence MKILFVTLLALPMLMLAGCGQKTAKDAEKPGGQQAQLPDEFTSEKQMPSVLEESLSPEEKSAILKEIMPAGSESDSTPEEKFLQLKKDAEAGDPKAQTGLGVMYYTGEAISKDASGKILSNDPATAAAWFHRAAEQGYADAQFNLGLLYANGEGVPKDSVKAFGLFQKAAEQGNVDAQNNVGVMYYSGEGVPRDEAKAKEWFKKAAAQGNADAQANLDVMK encoded by the coding sequence ATGAAAATTCTTTTTGTTACATTGCTCGCGCTGCCAATGCTCATGCTTGCCGGGTGTGGTCAGAAAACAGCGAAGGACGCGGAGAAACCGGGTGGGCAGCAGGCGCAACTGCCGGATGAGTTTACTTCCGAGAAGCAAATGCCATCAGTGCTGGAAGAAAGCCTCAGCCCGGAAGAGAAGTCTGCAATATTGAAAGAAATCATGCCGGCCGGGTCTGAGAGCGATTCCACACCCGAGGAAAAATTCCTGCAGTTGAAAAAAGACGCGGAGGCTGGCGATCCCAAAGCCCAGACCGGCCTCGGCGTTATGTACTATACGGGTGAAGCGATATCCAAGGATGCTTCGGGCAAAATCCTGAGTAATGACCCCGCTACCGCCGCCGCCTGGTTTCATCGCGCAGCTGAGCAGGGCTATGCGGATGCGCAATTCAACCTGGGGTTGCTGTATGCGAACGGCGAGGGGGTTCCTAAAGATTCCGTCAAGGCGTTCGGGCTGTTTCAAAAAGCGGCTGAACAGGGCAATGTTGACGCGCAAAATAACGTGGGGGTGATGTATTATTCGGGTGAAGGCGTGCCTAGAGACGAAGCCAAGGCGAAAG